One stretch of Rhipicephalus sanguineus isolate Rsan-2018 chromosome 10, BIME_Rsan_1.4, whole genome shotgun sequence DNA includes these proteins:
- the LOC119406344 gene encoding fibrous sheath CABYR-binding protein-like, producing the protein MSSSRRGSAEGAPEKSPSRHGASYSAADATPAPRPDSQPPVSGSDVAPNPAATSDASKPGEQKLVGSAVAAEPVGTSEGHRPAEENPVDSVAAAEPTGTSEGHHPVEEKPVGSVAAAKPVETSKGHHAAEEKPVGSSAAGETVGTSERHHAAEEKPVGSAVAAEPVGTSEGHPLAEEKPVGSAAVTKPTGTSEDHHPAEEKPVGSTAASEPTETTEDHKPQELKPIGSAVAAEPRETIEGYRPAEEKPVGSAVAGESVGTSERRYPAEEKPVGAAAAAEPAGTSEGHPPAEEKLVGFAAAAKPTGTSEGHHPAEEKPVGSIVASEPTETSEGHKPPEQKPAWSAVAAEPREAIEGYHPAEEKPVGSAVAGDPVRTSEGHNADAQKPEPQCSISAASQRSLELTAGLSSSLPHQQSGPLSLPKATSKSRADYVCGSSQTLEDSTGAYRSLTLQYSPRRRNQQDSWSGVTSPGGSEAPWSPMSPSSPGSRTPSVSAAGASRTWASFALPPGAADDAQTKLVHSEELFKKAASGAVTAERARSMTMQVSSGLHDQASPSPRTVTVWTGLPWRLSRPQSPSSSDKQLAAALSAEAAEFEDALAAPRLPWATLTVMWLAALAHWKFLHKHYPERCASSVAIVDEGHWSRVVFAAFHHEDFWHLTSNLVPFFFKGIVLEAALGTTYFAALFTFAVLAVGLANMAVIEIAYAYTRASYLRTMCAHTFSGVVVALQVFSFSRYSGATLHYGKYEHSAGAHWGLLLAADLEFAWPSLQRALLPVVVGLFVGLIMVAVVR; encoded by the coding sequence ATGTCATCGTCACGTCGCGGAAGTGCCGAAGGTGCCCCCGAAAAGAGTCCGAGCCGACACGGCGCCTCCTATTCCGCAGCCGATGCAACTCCGGCCCCTCGCCCCGATAGCCAGCCGCCTGTCAGCGGCTCCGATGTAGCCCCTAACCCCGCGGCAACAAGCGATGCCAGTAAGCCAGGGGAACAAAAGCTGGTCGGTTCCGCTGTAGCAGCCGAACCTGTAGGAACAAGCGAAGGGCACCGTCCAGCGGAAGAAAATCCGGTCGATTCCGTGGCAGCAGCCGAGCCTACTGGAACAAGTGAAGGCCACCATCCAGTGGAAGAAAAACCGGTAGGTTCCGTGGCAGCAGCCAAGCCTGTAGAAACAAGCAAAGGCCACCATGCAGCGGAAGAAAAACCGGTCGGTTCCTCTGCAGCAGGCGAGACTGTAGGGACAAGCGAAAGGCACCATGCAGCGGAAGAAAAACCGGTAGGTTCCGCTGTAGCGGCGGAGCCTGTAGGGACTAGCGAAGGCCACCCTCTAGCGGAAGAAAAACCGGTAGGCTCCGCGGCAGTAACCAAGCCTACAGGAACAAGCGAAGACCACCATCCAGCGGAAGAAAAACCGGTTGGGTCCACGGCAGCATCCGAACCTACAGAAACAACTGAAGACCACAAGCCTCAGGAACTAAAGCCCATCGGTTCCGCTGTAGCAGCCGAGCCTCGAGAAACAATCGAAGGCTACCGTCCAGCGGAAGAAAAACCGGTCGGTTCCGCTGTAGCAGGCGAGAGTGTAGGGACAAGCGAACGCCGCTATCCGGCGGAAGAAAAACCGGTTGGTGCCGCTGCAGCAGCCGAGCCTGCCGGAACTAGCGAAGGCCACCCTCCAGCGGAAGAAAAACTGGTAGGTTTCGCGGCAGCAGCCAAGCCTACAGGAACAAGCGAAGGGCACCATCCAGCGGAAGAAAAACCGGTTGGTTCCATAGTAGCATCCGAGCCTACAGAAACTAGTGAAGGCCACAAGCCTCCGGAACAAAAGCCCGCCTGGTCCGCTGTAGCAGCCGAGCCTCGAGAAGCAATCGAAGGCTACCATCCAGCGGAAGAAAAACCGGTCGGTTCCGCTGTAGCAGGCGATCCTGTACGGACAAGTGAAGGCCACAACGCAGATGCACAAAAGCCGGAGCCGCAGTGTTCGATAAGCGCGGCGTCCCAGCGTTCTCTCGAGCTGACGGCCGGTCTGAGCTCGTCACTGCCTCACCAACAGTCCGGACCCCTCTCGCTTCCTAAGGCAACGTCAAAGTCGCGCGCAGACTACGTGTGCGGCTCGTCCCAGACGCTGGAAGACTCTACCGGCGCCTACAGGTCGCTCACCCTCCAGTACTCGCCGAGGAGACGGAACCAGCAGGACTCGTGGTCTGGGGTGACGTCGCCCGGCGGCAGCGAGGCACCCTGGAGTCCCATGTCGCCGAGCTCGCCCGGCAGCCGGACGCCGTCTGTCTCGGCGGCGGGGGCCTCCAGAACGTGGGCTTCGTTCGCCCTGCCGCCAGGAGCCGCCGACGACGCCCAGACGAAGCTCGTTCACTCCGAGGAACTCTTCAAAAAAGCAGCGTCGGGCGCCGTCACTGCCGAAAGGGCGCGGTCCATGACGATGCAAGTGAGCAGTGGGCTCCACGATCAAGCTTCGCCGAGTCCCAGGACCGTCACCGTTTGGACGGGCTTACCCTGGAGGCTCTCGCGACCGCAGTCGCCGTCATCTTCTGACAAGCAACTCGCCGCCGCACTGTCTGCGGAAGCCGCCGAGTTTGAGGACGCGTTGGCCGCTCCTCGACTACCGTGGGCCACGCTGACGGTGATGTGGCTCGCGGCGCTGGCGCACTGGAAGTTCCTTCACAAGCACTACCCCGAGCGTTGCGCCAGCAGCGTCGCCATCGTGGACGAAGGCCACTGGTCGCGAGTCGTGTTCGCCGCGTTCCATCACGAAGACTTTTGGCATCTGACGTCGAACCTGGTGCCCTTCTTTTTCAAGGGCATCGTGCTGGAAGCCGCGCTCGGCACGACCTACTTTGCCGCCTTGTTCACCTTCGCCGTCCTCGCGGTCGGTCTGGCCAACATGGCCGTCATCGAAATTGCGTACGCATACACTCGTGCGTCCTACCTGCGCACCATGTGCGCGCACACCTTCTCGGGcgtcgtggtggcgctgcaagtGTTCAGCTTCAGTCGCTACTCGGGCGCCACTCTTCATTACGGGAAGTACGAGCACTCGGCGGGCGCGCACTGGGGCCTGCTGTTGGCGGCCGATCTGGAGTTCGCGTGGCCGTCTCTGCAGAGAGCCTTGCTGCCCGTCGTGGTCGGGCTGTTTGTCGGCTTGATCATGGTGGCCGTCGTACGGTGA